One genomic segment of Diceros bicornis minor isolate mBicDic1 chromosome 13, mDicBic1.mat.cur, whole genome shotgun sequence includes these proteins:
- the C13H1orf216 gene encoding UPF0500 protein C1orf216 homolog has product MFAIQPGPAEGGQFLGGPPPGVCQPELQPDSNSNFMASAKDANENWHGMAGQGESILMKSSSELPSDNQAFQASGLSEGEVRSPPEGAEIPRAEPEKMGDTSTVCSPLEDNGYASSSLSIDSPSSSPEPACGTPRGPGPSDPLLPSVAQAVQQLQAQERYKELEKEKHHVHLVMYRRLALLQWIRGLQHQLVDQQTRLQESFDTILDNRKELIRCLHQRAAPSRPQDQR; this is encoded by the coding sequence ATGTTTGCCATCCAGCCAGGGCCAGCTGAGGGGGGCCAGTTCCTGGGGGGCCCACCTCCTGGAGTATGTCAGCCAGAGCTCCAACCAGACAGCAACTCCAACTTCATGGCGAGTGCCAAGGATGCCAATGAGAATTGGCATGGGATGGCAGGCCAAGGGGAGTCCATCCTGATGAAGAGCTCCTCTGAGTTGCCCTCTGACAATCAGGCCTTCCAGGCCTCTGGACTTTCTGAGGGGGAGGTCCGCAGCCCACCAGAGGGGGCAGAGATCCCCAGAGCTGAGCCTGAGAAGATGGGTGATACCAGCACAGTCTGCTCCCCTTTGGAGGACAACGGCTATGCCAGCAGCTCCCTGAGCATCGACAGCCctagcagcagccctgagcctgcTTGTGGGACCCCTCGAGGCCCTGGCCCTTCAGATCCCCTTCTGCCTTCGGTGGCCCAGGCCGTGCAGCAGCTGCAGGCTCAAGAGCGCTATAAAGAGCTGGAGAAGGAGAAGCACCATGTGCACTTGGTGATGTACCGTCGCCTGGCCCTGCTCCAGTGGATCCGGGGCCTGCAGCATCAGTTGGTTGACCAGCAGACCCGTCTGCAGGAGAGCTTTGACACCATCCTAGACAACCGAAAGGAGCTTATCCGCTGTCTCCACCAGAGGGCAGCACCATCCAGGCCCCAGGACCAGCGCTAA